From the genome of Stigmatella aurantiaca, one region includes:
- a CDS encoding NAD(P)-dependent oxidoreductase, translated as MRIAFTSRTPDYRPFAEQLAARLPAHPVLFLANPLPPDAGPFDAVVTMGGRVSREVLLRSSVGFVQTVGTGFDTVDIPAATELGVWVAHMRASATGNAESVAEHAILLLLALSRQLRTAERGLRAGQWARPQGSALLGKVACIVGLGDIGTALAVRLQAFGMHVLGVRQDASKGGPAGVRVFGADALPQALGQADCVLLAVRASAQTENLLDEAALAAMKPGALLINIARGSLVKPEALLAALRSGHLAGAGLDVFWEEPVDPTHPLLQLPQVIATPHIAGVTDVNMSRSLERIALNLEAYARGTKPEFLLNAPPRPRKPLA; from the coding sequence CGGTGCTCTTCCTGGCAAACCCGCTGCCTCCCGATGCGGGCCCCTTCGATGCCGTCGTAACGATGGGGGGGCGCGTCTCCCGGGAGGTTCTGCTGCGTTCGTCCGTGGGCTTCGTCCAGACGGTGGGCACCGGCTTCGACACCGTGGACATCCCGGCCGCCACGGAGCTGGGCGTGTGGGTCGCTCACATGCGCGCCTCCGCCACGGGCAACGCCGAGTCGGTCGCCGAGCACGCGATTCTCCTCCTCCTCGCGCTCTCCCGGCAGCTCCGGACCGCCGAGCGGGGGCTGCGCGCAGGCCAATGGGCCCGGCCTCAAGGCTCGGCCCTGCTCGGCAAGGTGGCCTGCATCGTCGGGCTGGGCGATATCGGGACCGCCCTGGCCGTGCGTCTCCAAGCGTTCGGGATGCACGTCCTCGGGGTCCGCCAGGACGCCTCCAAGGGCGGCCCCGCGGGGGTTCGCGTCTTCGGCGCCGATGCGCTCCCTCAGGCCCTGGGGCAGGCGGACTGTGTCCTCCTCGCGGTCCGTGCCAGCGCTCAGACGGAGAACCTCCTGGATGAGGCCGCGCTGGCGGCCATGAAGCCCGGGGCCCTCCTCATCAACATCGCGCGGGGCAGCCTGGTGAAGCCGGAGGCGTTGCTCGCGGCGCTGCGCTCGGGCCACCTCGCCGGGGCCGGGCTGGATGTCTTCTGGGAAGAGCCGGTGGACCCCACCCATCCGCTCCTGCAACTTCCGCAGGTCATCGCCACCCCTCACATCGCCGGCGTCACCGACGTCAACATGTCGCGGAGCCTGGAGCGCATTGCCCTCAACCTGGAAGCGTATGCCCGGGGCACGAAGCCGGAGTTCCTGCTCAATGCCCCCCCGCGGCCGCGAAAGCCCCTCGCCTGA
- a CDS encoding imm11 family protein → MSPRFFQLADDLDVPHRWYLATPIDSRGRKVHDWDFIRGTPVHVDGRLSIPIKIAGRPLDFSWALLSVPVVHVKVASMLADRAPGDVQLIPADIEGQPEQYLVLVATRLIRCIDEKASKVRFWKPDHGVPDKVGQYMGVDRLRIDKRRVGNAGVFRPEGWEVALLVSEEIKNAIEDMGVTGARFEEV, encoded by the coding sequence ATGTCCCCGCGCTTCTTCCAGCTCGCCGACGACCTCGATGTTCCCCACCGCTGGTACTTGGCTACGCCCATCGACAGCCGTGGCCGCAAAGTGCACGACTGGGACTTCATCCGTGGGACGCCCGTTCACGTCGACGGGCGGTTGAGCATTCCCATCAAGATTGCAGGCAGGCCGCTGGACTTCTCTTGGGCACTCCTGAGCGTCCCCGTCGTCCACGTCAAGGTGGCTTCCATGCTGGCGGATCGCGCCCCTGGCGACGTCCAACTCATCCCTGCGGATATCGAGGGTCAACCGGAGCAGTACCTCGTCCTCGTGGCAACGCGCCTCATCCGCTGCATCGATGAGAAAGCCTCCAAGGTGCGATTCTGGAAGCCAGACCACGGAGTTCCCGACAAGGTCGGGCAATACATGGGCGTGGATCGCCTGCGCATCGACAAGCGGAGGGTTGGGAACGCCGGGGTGTTTCGCCCCGAAGGGTGGGAGGTGGCCTTGCTGGTTTCCGAGGAGATCAAGAACGCCATCGAGGACATGGGCGTCACGGGCGCGCGATTCGAGGAGGTCTAG